The genomic interval CATTTCTATTAGAATATTGCAATTTCTTCTTGATGTTGAGATCCACACTAGGCCATCAGATTTTAATGCATGTTTGAGacactttattttcttttcaGTTATTGCTAGAGTATATAAGGTAAACCATAGCACCTATATATGATTGAATAGAGCAAGTTAcacaattcaaacttatttatgtCAGTCAGGTAAATTAGATTAAGATCCTTACTATTGGATGGTAGGAAGATAATTCTATTctagaattttattaatattattttttgataaactCGAAATAAAATGTATTGCACTTATGTTCTCATTTCTTTGGCAGGGAGGAGGCACTTGATGCTTTTGGCACTGCTCAACAACTTTCTGTAGCTTCAGGTTATCCTCTTAAATGTAATGCAACAATACTATTTTAACATTCTATGCAGTCACATTTAAGGCAAATGATTAACCAATTATTTTTTAGTTACTTAATGAATTGTGTTTAATGATAGAAGGAACTAAAAGAATGTGTAGTCAGCTGTGAGTAATGTTACCATCTTTCTGCATTTTTCTCTATGCTTGTTTTTCCAAGAGTTTTCATTGATATTCAGAATATTCATTCCTGCTCTTTCATTCTCTATCCTATCTCCACAAaccataatattattttccactTAGATGCTCCTTCTATGTGAAATTAGAAGGAATTTGACTAAGCCATTTAAAGTTTAAATTGAATAGCTAAGAATATAATCACTTGGAATCTTATCAATCAACATATAAGATTAGCCATAAAACATTTCTATTCTCATAATGAACAATAGGAGTGGGAACTAAAAcacagattttttttataatgaatAAATTTTAAGATGTTAAGTTTGTATTCATACCTTAAACTTGAAAGTGCATTCTTTAAATCTGATGGAATGATATTCTGCTACTTATATAGGATCAGGTGAAGGGTGGACATACTGGGACATTAGAGTATCTTCAGAAGACATGGGACAATTATGGAAGCATCCTGAAGTTTTAAAGGAGTGGACAGAGTCTGGTGAGAGGCCTGGAAAAGTGCGTTTCTCCCATGATTCAGAGAAGAGAATTTATCTTTCTCGCGTTGAAGTGAAGGTAAAATTTGGTGGAGTAACTTGATTCTTACATAAGGAATTGACCAACTATGCTTGTCTTATTATAGGGATTGTTGGTCTCTAGTATGAAGGACATTTGCAGTTACTTGACAGCTGCTATGAAAATTGTCCTAATCATAGGTTGGATTGGGACATTGATCATGCTGGTCATCTTAGTATTTAATTCTGTTTGATTGTTTTGCGTCTTTATTGATTGAATAATGCCTGCCAATTTTCATGATGTCTTATTGGCCATAATGCTCAGATTTTATTCAACCCATGGGCACAGTGATGGGGTTTTCCTTCAGCAATGTTTTCTGCCAGTCACGAAGCTCTCCTCTGAGCAACTTTAGGCTGTCATCAAATCCTAGCTTTATCTGGTGTCAATACATGTATGAATACTCCGAAAGCATATTCCTATTTGGATAGGGAGGAATCCCTCTTTGTCCATAGATCTAAACCTGCATTGCTTTCTACCACTCTCTCACTGGTGTTGTGGCATAGCTCATGcttgcatatcatcatcatgctTGCAACTCTTTTTTGAATGATGATTTGTCTCTCACAGCTGTGAACTTTTTCTGATGATTAtataatgattttgaaaataatatggaAACAAATTCCTTCTTTTATATCATCCTTGATGATGCACATTATATGCCAATTTGTATTTATTCCATTTTGCAGGCCGTTGCTGAAATAATTACTTCAAGGTGGTTTGTTTCCAAAGGAATACAACCTGTAAGTTCTTAACAGCACAAAGAAAAATTCATGTCCTCGCAAAGAATAATTACTCTTGAATTTTGCACAGTGAATCACATCACATGTAATTGAAAGATAAAACACTAACTGGAGAATCTACCAAATTATCTCTTGAGAATTTATCACAATGAAAAATTGTGTATATGAACCTCATAAACTTCAATGTGTTGTCCTATTAACTCATGGCATCTGGTTTCTTCCCATTAAGCATTATCTTTTCTTGGTAAGCTTGCATAAGGAATTCAGTTTTCTGATCTTCTATTTTTAGTAGCTCCTGTATCCTCATGATCTCCCATATCAAATTTTCCCATTTAGCTTATTTGATTTAGTCTTTTGTCAGTGGCATACTATTGaaatttcaattcttgatcttttCTGTTCTGATCTCTTTAGTTGCTTAACTGGTTTAACTATTTGTTATACAACCCACATATGTTGTTTCAAATTTCCAGCACTTATGATGGTTGATCTATGACAGACGACTCTAGCTGCTCTTGCCGACATATGTAGCATGCGATTCGTAAATGGTGTACGTGCGCGCATAGGATTATTGGGAATTGACTATCCTACTGCTGCCTGGTTATACAAGTTAGTTGTTGATTATAAGTATTACTGACTATCTAATACTAGCTAAATTAAAAATACATCACGTGcgcttttatttttttcccaaacAATTCTAGTCCGAATGTAAATATGTCAACATTTTCTGTTGCAGAGATGTTCAATATAGGGCATATAAAGTTGTGTCAGTTGATGATCTCTACAATCCTTTTGTGTCCATGTACTTTGGTGCAGCTTATTTGGCCTGGCTTTCAGTGTACGAGGGGAGGTTAGTTTGCAATCACAAAAGTGAATTAGTTCCCTTATAAATGCAGATTTTTGCTTCATTTTGATGATAGATAAGTGATGCAGATTAATGGTAAATAAAGTGGTACTGTTATTTGTTGCCTGTTGATGACATTGAAACTcaattaagttaggtcttgtattCATTCATCAAAATATCTTTGGTGAGAACATGTCAGTTTGCAATTTTTTCATATCAGTTTGTTCTTACTCTTCTATTTCATCACAACCAAACAGACAAAGAGATCTTCACTTTGTGATTCAAGCTTATATGAGTGGGCCAGAGAACGTAAGCCTTCAGGAGACTGGGCCGCTCTGGAATAAATTTCAGCAAGCCTTGAGCTATTATGAAGAACCTAAAAAGAAGTAAGTATTGTCGTTGGCATTGTCATATACATGTTTCTATCATCTCCTGAAAAATATATTGTATACGAAAAGTTTGATGTTCAGAGTGTCCACTAGTcaagaatataaaatataaacTGCCAACTAGTTTTAGAGAACAAAACATAGCTACCCATATTGGATTCTCACTTTAGTGTGGCCAACTTGACTTCCACCCTTGAAACTGATAAACAACAAACAGTGAGATAAATATGCCAACTACAAGAGCAACGTATAAGTGTATTTCCAAATCAAAATATACTAATTATTTGCCTAAACTTTTCTTGGCATCTGCAGGAATCGAGGGAGCTGCTGTATTTTATAAAGAATCACTCGATAACTTCTTTGTAAGGGAATCGTCAGAGGTAATTAACATTGTCAAACGTCCTACTTATGTTGTTTCTCCGTGTACTATGCTAAATTTGAGATCATATTTCTATTTAGTTCATTGTTAATCATCTTCCATATATATTTTTCTCCAGTCAAAATATTACTTGATGATGATTTGCCGTCATGTTTATATAGTATCCACCTTCATGCAGGTTGTTTTTATCCTTCAAAGACAAGGTACGAGAAGGATAAATCATTCGTGAACTCTACTTTTGGATCATCTCTTTTGGCTCTAGCAATTGCAACAATTCTGGTGATCTTGTTTAAAAGAGCATAGCCTGGCATCGTCTTCATCGTCGTCATCATCAATATATCTGCATTGAATAAAGAGGTAAATTGACACGCTACAAGTAAAACacaccttttctcctttttcatgGTGTTGCAGGGTTGAATATGTAAGAATTTATATGGCGTGCATAAGTGTTTGGTTGTCATTGCAAGTATTACAGAACTTACAATCTATCTAGACGATTTCCTACATTACATCCTACTCAATTTAAATGGCTAATCTGTCTTACTTTTCAATAAAATTTgtatatttagtttttttttttgcttttatgGGAAAAAAGGAAATGCTTAGCTATAATTTTACCTTTCTTCAAGCACCTGTGTATTATTTCTTTAGTATGTTATATTCATATTGGAAAAATGATcatgtatttgatttttcatataAAATAGGCAAGCCTCTTTGAATTTGGAGCACTGAAAAAGTGAAAGTTGTGAAAATGGAGGCCCTTCAAAATGAACACTTAGTTCCATATTACTTCTGCTTAAGTATTTGTGTATCCCTTCTCTGGTGCTGTATTTATTTATACACGGTCTCAGAAGGGCCCAAAAAAAAAACGAAGAAATTAtgcctttttttcttcttctctgaTTAAATCATTGCATGCGCCATAAAAGAGAAGACCCGTATCTAGCGAACTGGAATCCTATAGATCTTCCCTTTTACAGCCGTCCGATCCATTCCTTATTACATCGTGACCCAGCCATCAATGGTCGTGGTTTTATTTCGTAGGATCCTACGGACAGTCCGATAAGAATCTAGGATTTTTTTCCATCAAATCTAACGAACTCAGACTGTGGGCTATAAATAACAAACAATGCAAGTGTTTTCCGCCACCTCCtcacttctcctcctcctccctttGCCGACCAAGAAATTGACAGAGTGAGAGATGGCAGACGACGCCACTCCTCCTTCAGGCCATCTTTGCTGCTGCGGTTCCACCGCTTCGGTCATGGCCTGCTCCTTAGTCTAGAAGCTGCTGAGGAGAAGGATAATGATCGTGAGAAGATGGTGCATTGGTTAAGTGGCTTGGACGTTAACTGTGAGGAGCTGAAAGAAGATGGTTTCGAGAGATTCtgcgtgtcaaaaaggaataTAGAGAGAAGAAAATGTCAGCAACCGAGTCAGAGAGAGATCCCTAGCATAGAcactctgacactcaagttagaCAAATGGTAGCGAGAAAATGGAATGTAAGGATGACAATTTCAACCTGATGGAGAATTCGATATCTGACTCGAATGGAGGAAGGTATGGTGAGACTATTGATACCCGATATCCGACCCAAATatcatattaaattaaattatatatatatatatatatatatatatatatatatatatatatatatacagaggaTTGATATGCTGCGTGcctgcacagtgcgcgactgtgcgcgcgcaACATATCAATCgacgttttttaattttttttattagtttttaaattaaaaaataattaaaaaatttcacatttccttatataaatttctaataccttaatatatccccttaacatattacaatactcaataaatgcttaaattaattttattttaatttttttttaaaaccaaacactataacctaattgggaagcctaaaccccagaggtaaaatctaaaaaaaaaaatagctttaacactataaccaaagcctgaaccctagaaataaactcttaaaaaaatatttttttttaattttcgcagtcgcgcactgtggcgtcgcgcaggataacaaatccttatatatatatatatatattaaaattcactaactatttttgttgatattagaaggagactatatagatgtttaatctatttttttaattatatatatatatatatatagaaagagagagagaatgttaattttaatatatttttattgattgATAATAGTGagacagaaagaagaaaatttataAGTATAAAAAATATTCGATCCTTTAATAAGTATTGATACGAGTATAGGGATGGAGAATATAGATTCTAATCTGAACTTGACCCATAGCCATCCCTAATGGAATGTGAGGAACAGTAGAAATAAACAATGAACTCCAAGTGCATAGCCTTGCGTACTTGCGCCTTTAGAAAGAGACCCCTTATATAGTGCTAATTTTTCTCTATGCACGAATATTGatgcattttctaaaaaaatagccgACTATTCTGACATTTTGACAATTTTTCTAAAATAGATACATCATTTCTATGCTTTACAAGGTAGAAGTTTATGTTGTACGAATTACTAGGGAATATTCCCTTGATTCTATGACAATGGTTACACAAACGCTAAAAATGAATATTAGGCCTGATCCTGTTTGAATCCTGCGAGGTGGTGCGCTGGCTCCGGTGAACGGTGATTTTTGATGAAGATGAACTCTTGAAGATCCGAAAGAGCTCCTCAACGATCCTGCACATAgcgagacgagccaacaaagcgttagtgacctaggaTCGGGATGGGGAtctctggctaggccctccgatgctttgttggctcgtctcgcTGCGTGTAGGATCGTTGAGGAGCTCTTCCGGATCTTCAAGCGTTTGTCTTCATCAGAAATCATCGTTCACCGGGGCCAGTGCACCACTTCGCAGGTTTcaaataggatcaaatttggcaccgtctgtgagaatcttcacctggatctgacgcTGCGATATGGAGGAAGTTGGAAAACCTAACACCATAACTATGACGCAAGAAGATCTGGAGTTACTCATCAACGTCATAGTGCAAAAACAattacagcaacaacagcaagtCAATACTGATGGTACATTACCCATAGCTCCAAATCAGGCGATATAAACAACTGCTTATCCAAGGGGGAGAAGGGGGGAGGAGGAGGATCCTGCTTGTTTGCTTCCTACTCCTCTCTCCCCAATTTGACGTCCTAGAGTATTTCTTTGCACACCTTTGGAGCAAGGAGGACGAATGGAAGTTCCACAAGAATCTTCTGGAGAAGCACTTATACGGGACAAACACAAAGGGAAGATCATAGCCAGCGATAGTTCTCCTGAGAGAATTGTCACTCCATTTTCTCAACGAGTGCTGGatgatcctctgccgaagcattatcaaaacttaaatatcGGAGAATATTTTGGGACAACCGATCCAGAAGATCATtttcttaaatttgaaaatgCGGCTCTCCTTCAACAATTTACCAACGGTGTTAAATGTCGAATGTTCCTTACTACCTTTGGAGGAGCAGCTCAAAGGTGGTTTAAGCGATTACCAGATAATTCTATTCGTCGTTTCAAGGATTTTCGTAAGgtatttcttcatcatttttcCAGTAATCGACGATATCACAAGACTCTCTGGAATCTCTTTTCAATTAAACAGGAGCCGAAAGAATCTATTCGAGtctatattaaaaggttcaatcaggtagtcaTCGATGTacctactgttggtgcaatcgacctccaagattttaatgtcagacaaatatgtttaagtatgcttaagtatgttcatgaaaagtcctagttgtaggctaggcaaggggagaAATCTCAGTATagcggaagccaggtggataggtctggaggacttgatccctgggtagccgaatactgagtcctagttgtaggctaggcaagagtagaaatctcggtatagcggaagccaggtggataggtctggaggacttgatccctgggtagccgagtactgagtctggtgagtgaagccaggttgagaaaatcctaggaggtggtaaccttaggtaacgagaagtcttggaggagtgaactccaagcaaggttgatcggatggtttctggTCGACCagtggatctcggtaaatctaggtttaggtttaccattgttttctgtattactattattgctgttggctaatatggtattgcaggaaaagtcttagtggatcaggcgatcagacactgagcagacaaaagtctaaacaagtctggaggactatgtttggcaggtaagttgaggtaagcaactggaggagcgacagtgaggtcgagttcctgaagggaacaacctaaggtcgctgatccaactgaagaaaccggaaaggtttccaagttgagatcaagacagttctactgtctaatattactcatgcatgatatattattactgtgctaacctttgttttgcaggaatattgtttaactctgttttgcaggttcggcctgatcggtcgaccgaacaagaggatcggtcgaccgaaccggcttgactcagaccagagtTTAGTTCAGACCAAAGCGAAGTACAGTCCTatcgaagcttgatcggtcgaccgaaccagaggatcggtcgaccgatctaatCAGCAATTAACGCGCATTAAATCAAGATTCTGGCAGACTCTATCGaacaaggtaaaagcttgttcggtcgactgaaccattgaaggccagttaatgcagaatttacgagccagcgtcagactccagctatgggtgatcggagctggttcggtcgaccgaacagagggatcggtcgactgaacctcagtccacctataaattaaggctcgagGTCAGAGGCAAAAAATATAACTTTTCTGATCACAAGTTACTGCTCTGCAAGCGACTCATCTTCATCAGTATAGCAAGCTACGTCATTCAGAAGCACCGACCTACGCTAAATATtcgattcatttgtcggtatacttattttatattgcacttaattgtaaataagatagtaggcttgttactatcttattccattgtacttgtacgatctacttctctctgaggacttcggagagaagagttttagtgttttgcctatcggtgcggtcaaggaccgcgggccttcgagtaggagtcgagctaggctccgaacgaagtaaacaacatTGTCttgtttcttatttccgctgcacgactttgatctcaaagaaaaaatagtttttataaagaagcgatattcaccccccccccccccccccccctctatcgcgctactcgatcctttCACCTACGACCACCACTGAGATCTTGGTAAGCATCTTTTCTCAagggcttaatgataatgatttcttcaagaATTTGGTCAGAAACCCTCcgaccaattttgatttattgattGAGCGAGcgactgagtttattaatgtggaggaagctcaagcttcTCGGAGAAAGGAAGTTGTTACTCCTACTCCCGTTCCAAATGTGGATCGTCCGGTGGTACCTACTCAGCCACCTAGGGGGCCTTGCGTAGTTCTTCCCCAACGACATCCTGACCTGCGACCTCAAGCTGTGCAACACATGGGGGTTTCTCAAGAGATCCCACGAAGGTGGTGCACATACCATTTAACGAGAACTCACCGTACAGAAAATTGTTATACCCCGAGGAATCAGCAAGCTCGTAAT from Zingiber officinale cultivar Zhangliang chromosome 6B, Zo_v1.1, whole genome shotgun sequence carries:
- the LOC121992243 gene encoding uncharacterized protein LOC121992243 isoform X2, encoding MSVSYKYWDDCVDPDEMRLLWKYPEVRKEWIDAGENIGQKVLLSRDPDGQLYLTQTEMRAVAKIVLQRHFNSQIELEMICVIAEIASDRQLLAQKYNKKTKQTTMGIMQIEQETADWLVREIGYRYYDIEENSNLLFRPFVNVYFGAAYIKWLSCMDGKERTEEFIIRAYRGSIKKANHKSTLDHYRRYLSVKESFYTVREEALDAFGTAQQLSVASGSGEGWTYWDIRVSSEDMGQLWKHPEVLKEWTESGERPGKVRFSHDSEKRIYLSRVEVKAVAEIITSRWFVSKGIQPTTLAALADICSMRFVNGVRARIGLLGIDYPTAAWLYKDVQYRAYKVVSVDDLYNPFVSMYFGAAYLAWLSVYEGRQRDLHFVIQAYMSGPENVSLQETGPLWNKFQQALSYYEEPKKKNRGSCCIL
- the LOC121992243 gene encoding uncharacterized protein LOC121992243 isoform X1 — protein: MSVSYKYWDDCVDPDEMRLLWKYPEVRKEWIDAGENIGQKVLLSRDPDGQLYLTQTEMRAVAKIVLQRHFNSQIELEMICVIAEIASDRQLLAQKYNKKTKQTTMGIMQIEQETADWLVREIGYRYYDIEENSNLLFRPFVNVYFGAAYIKWLSCMDGKERTEEFIIRAYRGSIKKANHKSTLDHYRRYLSVKESFYTVREEALDAFGTAQQLSVASGYPLKCEGWTYWDIRVSSEDMGQLWKHPEVLKEWTESGERPGKVRFSHDSEKRIYLSRVEVKAVAEIITSRWFVSKGIQPTTLAALADICSMRFVNGVRARIGLLGIDYPTAAWLYKDVQYRAYKVVSVDDLYNPFVSMYFGAAYLAWLSVYEGRQRDLHFVIQAYMSGPENVSLQETGPLWNKFQQALSYYEEPKKKNRGSCCIL